Proteins from a single region of Pithys albifrons albifrons isolate INPA30051 chromosome 10, PitAlb_v1, whole genome shotgun sequence:
- the LOC139676565 gene encoding sodium/potassium/calcium exchanger 1-like codes for MENGEEEQGESKAGQEPDPGEQNGEEEQGESKAGEEPDPGMQNGEEEQGESKAGEEPDPGRENGEEEQGESKPGEEPDPGEQNGEEEQGESKAGGEPDPGMENGEEEQGESKAGEEPDPGEQNGEKEQGESKAGEEPDPGRENGEEEQGESKAGEEPDPGRENGEEEQGESKAGEEPDPGRENGEEEQGESKAGEEPDPGEQNGEEEQGESKAGGEPDPGEQNGEEEQGESKAGEEPDPGMENGEEEQGESKAGEEPDPGEQNGEKEQGESKAGEEPDPGRENGEEEQGESKAGEEPDPGRENGEEEQGESKAGGEPDPGMENGEEERGESKAGGEPDPGEQNGEEEQGESKAGQEPDPGEQNGEEEQGESKAGEEPDPGEQNGEEEQGESKAGEEPDPGRENGEEEQGESKAGEEPDPGMENGEEEQGESKAGEEPDPGRENGEEEQGESKAGEEPDPGRENGEEEQGESKAGSVTMSWVWVDGEEPAETQK; via the coding sequence atggagaatggagaggaggagcaagGTGAGAGCAAAGCTGGACAGGAACCAGACCCAGGGGAGCAgaatggagaggaggagcaagGTGAGAGCAAAGCTGGAGAAGAACCAGACCCAGGGATGCAgaatggagaggaggagcaaggtgagagcaaagctggagaggaacCAGACCCAGGGAGGGAgaatggagaggaggagcaagGTGAGAGCAAACCTGGAGAGGAACCAGACCCAGGGGAGCAgaatggagaggaggagcaagGTGAGAGCAAAGCTGGAGGGGAACCAGacccagggatggagaatggagaggaggagcaaggtgagagcaaagctggagaggaacCAGACCCAGGGGAGCAGAATGGAGAGAAGGAGCAAGGTGAGAGCAAAGCTGGAGAAGAACCAGACCCAGGGAGGGAgaatggagaggaggagcaaggtgagagcaaagctggagaggaacCAGACCCAGGGAGGGAgaatggagaggaggagcaagGTGAGAGCAAAGCTGGAGAAGAACCAGACCCAGGGAGGGAgaatggagaggaggagcaaggtgagagcaaagctggagaggaacCAGACCCAGGGGAGCAgaatggagaggaggagcaagGTGAGAGCAAAGCTGGAGGGGAACCAGACCCAGGAGAGCAgaatggagaggaggagcaaggtgagagcaaagctggagaggaaccagacccagggatggagaatggagaggaggagcaaggtgagagcaaagctggagaggaacCAGACCCAGGGGAGCAGAATGGAGAGAAGGAGCAAGGTGAGAGCAAAGCTGGAGAAGAACCAGACCCAGGGAGGGAgaatggagaggaggagcaagGTGAGAGCAAAGCTGGAGAAGAACCAGACCCAGGGAGGGAgaatggagaggaggagcaagGTGAGAGCAAAGCTGGAGGGGAACCAGacccagggatggagaatggagaggaGGAGCGAGGTGAGAGCAAAGCTGGAGGGGAACCGGACCCAGGGGAGCAgaatggagaggaggagcaagGTGAGAGCAAAGCTGGACAGGAACCAGACCCAGGGGAGCAgaatggagaggaggagcaaggtgagagcaaagctggagaggaacCAGACCCAGGGGAGCAgaatggagaggaggagcaaggtgagagcaaagctggagaggaacCAGACCCAGGGAGGGAgaatggagaggaggagcaaggtgagagcaaagctggagaggaaccagacccagggatggagaatggagaggaggagcaaggtgagagcaaagctggagaggaacCAGACCCAGGGAGGGAgaatggagaggaggagcaagGTGAGAGCAAAGCTGGAGAAGAACCAGACCCAGGGAGGGAgaatggagaggaggagcaagGTGAGAGCAAAGCTGGGTCTGTAACTATGTCGTGGGTTTGGGTTGATGGTGAGGAACCAGCTGAGACACAGAAGTGA